The following coding sequences are from one Musa acuminata AAA Group cultivar baxijiao chromosome BXJ2-4, Cavendish_Baxijiao_AAA, whole genome shotgun sequence window:
- the LOC103982122 gene encoding outer envelope pore protein 24A, chloroplastic isoform X1 — protein sequence MKATVKGRYEVNKSATAVATLTNNAGDVRLKASMTDATFVRGPSLNGLALSLEKPGAFILDYYLPTKDVRFQFMNSVRLMEKTVNLTYTHAWGDNRTALDGSVAFDPSNKVSVNYAFGTPGACKVKYVYAHGELRQTVLEPCYDVFNNTWDFVLTRNLDGGDSLKATYHTTTKNLGLEWSRDSKVNGCFKTALGAIKGGHGFFKCCEWKKAEI from the exons atgaaggcgACGGTGAAGGGCCGATACGAGGTGAACAAGAGCGCCACCGCCGTCGCTACCCTCACCAACAATGCCGGCGACGTCCGCCTCAAGGCCTCCATGACGGACGCCACCTTCGTTCGCGGCCCCTCACTCAACGGCCTTGCCCTCTCCCTCGAGAAGCCTGGCGCCTTCATCCTCGACTACTACCTCCCCACCAAG GATGTTCGGTTCCAGTTCATGAATTCGGTGcgtttgatggagaagacggtgaaCTTGACCTACACCCACGCTTGGGGCGACAACCGCACGGCCCTCGATGGCTCCGTCGCCTTCGATCCCTCCAACAAGGTCTCCGTCAACTACGCCTTCGGCACGCCTGGCGCCTGCAAGGTGAAGTACGTGTACGCGCACGGGGAGCTGCGACAGACGGTCCTGGAGCCCTGCTACGACGTGTTCAACAACACCTGGGACTTCGTCCTCACCAGGAACTTGGACGGTGGTGACTCCCTCAAGGCTACCTACCACACCACAACTAAGAACCTCGGCCTCGAGTGGAGCAGGGACTCCAAGGTCAATGGCTGCTTCAAG ACAGCTCTAGGAGCCATCAAGGGTGGACATGGGTTTTTCAAATGTTGTGAATGGAAGAAGGCCGAGATCTAA
- the LOC103982122 gene encoding outer envelope pore protein 24A, chloroplastic isoform X2, with product MKATVKGRYEVNKSATAVATLTNNAGDVRLKASMTDATFVRGPSLNGLALSLEKPGAFILDYYLPTKDVRFQFMNSVRLMEKTVNLTYTHAWGDNRTALDGSVAFDPSNKVSVNYAFGTPGACKVKYVYAHGELRQTVLEPCYDVFNNTWDFVLTRNLDGGDSLKATYHTTTKNLGLEWSRDSKVNGCFKISATVNLAEQQKAPKLIAESTWNYEV from the exons atgaaggcgACGGTGAAGGGCCGATACGAGGTGAACAAGAGCGCCACCGCCGTCGCTACCCTCACCAACAATGCCGGCGACGTCCGCCTCAAGGCCTCCATGACGGACGCCACCTTCGTTCGCGGCCCCTCACTCAACGGCCTTGCCCTCTCCCTCGAGAAGCCTGGCGCCTTCATCCTCGACTACTACCTCCCCACCAAG GATGTTCGGTTCCAGTTCATGAATTCGGTGcgtttgatggagaagacggtgaaCTTGACCTACACCCACGCTTGGGGCGACAACCGCACGGCCCTCGATGGCTCCGTCGCCTTCGATCCCTCCAACAAGGTCTCCGTCAACTACGCCTTCGGCACGCCTGGCGCCTGCAAGGTGAAGTACGTGTACGCGCACGGGGAGCTGCGACAGACGGTCCTGGAGCCCTGCTACGACGTGTTCAACAACACCTGGGACTTCGTCCTCACCAGGAACTTGGACGGTGGTGACTCCCTCAAGGCTACCTACCACACCACAACTAAGAACCTCGGCCTCGAGTGGAGCAGGGACTCCAAGGTCAATGGCTGCTTCAAG ATATCTGCAACTGTCAATTTAGCAGAGCAACAGAAGGCTCCAAAGTTGATTGCTGAGAGTACATGGAATTACGAGGTGTGA